The proteins below are encoded in one region of Haladaptatus sp. R4:
- a CDS encoding DNA-binding protein gives MSGNPDDERLEELRKQKMEELQDQQQQEEAQQQAQQQANAQKQALLRQYLTDGARKRLNSVRMSKPQFAEQVEQQILAIAQSGRINGKIDDAKMKELLRELKPDKTSFNIKRR, from the coding sequence ATGAGTGGAAATCCCGACGACGAACGATTGGAAGAGCTTCGAAAGCAGAAAATGGAAGAGCTACAGGATCAGCAACAGCAAGAAGAAGCTCAACAGCAAGCACAGCAGCAGGCGAACGCCCAGAAACAGGCGTTGCTTCGACAGTACCTGACCGACGGCGCGCGAAAGCGGCTGAACTCGGTTCGCATGAGCAAACCGCAGTTCGCGGAACAGGTCGAACAACAGATACTGGCGATCGCACAGAGCGGCCGTATCAACGGAAAAATAGACGACGCGAAGATGAAGGAGTTGCTACGCGAACTGAAGCCCGATAAGACGAGCTTCAACATCAAGCGCCGCTGA